Genomic DNA from Perca fluviatilis chromosome 12, GENO_Pfluv_1.0, whole genome shotgun sequence:
agtttctacaaTGTGAGGatgtttctgcattgagtacttttactttcaatagTTTGAGTACATTAACCTCTTTGGGGATTAGACTCcattgttaaaaatattttaaatgggTAAAGAAGCCAGACATATTCCAcccgatggagcctagacactggtTATGGTGGAGAAGGAACCTGAAGTCCGAAAGGAGGAGCCGTCTTGCCAGATGGAGACTCAGGTTGCCGTGGTGGATGATGAccagaggtggaaggggaggaggagggttgcacgtttgcctgaAAAGACAGCTGATAACAAGGAGAGAAGaatttaaagcaggatgtcatgctgtgattggatcatgaatttcgtggccaattctggttggtttactgaaaagtgaatgcCTCTTAAAgcgatggttcggagtaatttcaccctagggtcctttgcaccatgacctcgagccaaacacccccccacaaactttccaatccatcgttttatgagtgcataacctatttgtactactgtagacgtttggtatcattttgggcattattagtggggtaacttacgagatacaaacgtgggtccattagcccctgcgctaagctattcagctgataacgctactctagctaactctcccaatgttagacccaggtgaaaaaagcttctgggggggtgtttggctcgaggtcatggtgcaaaggaccctagggtgaaattactccgaaccatcactttaacagctGAATAGTTTTAGGAAGAGATAGTGGTGATTGAAGTTATtttcttcctgaaagaatttgcgctgagcttaaTTTCTTTTGCATAACCAGTGCCTAATAGGTACATATTCAAGCTATGGGGCTTTACAAGGCCTTCTTCTTACTAATGTCTCTCTTCTGCTTTTGAAAGTGAAGTCAGATTTTTAGGGAGTCACATCTCAATTCATAAGTCAAGTCTTAAGGAGGAAAGTTTTCTGTAaatcaagtctcaagtccttaTTTTTGAGTTGAGTACACATCTGAAGTGCACAGTTTTTGACAGATCCACAGGAATATTTGTATATATCTTTAATTTGTAATTCAATCCTAACTCTTGTTGTGGGGAGAATTCACCATGTGGCCCTGGATTCGCTGCAGTCTGCAGATGGACCTCAGTCTGGAAGAAACAGTAGTGGTCACATAGTGGACACATAGCATCAAAACATTTGATTTCACAGCCTCAGAATAAATTAACGTAtcgatgtactgtatgtaaaattCAAACATTAACATAGGGGAGTTGACCTCAGACTCCCTGTAAGTTCAACCATTTACTATCACaatattattactttatttacatTCATACAGTAGCTAACATCCTAGTGACTTAGCTACTTCAACCTTTGCCAGCatgtctgacattttataagCTAATGTCAGCAAACTATAACGTAACGTTAGTATACGTTTGCGAGAAATACCGTCACTTGCCACATACCTGTAAGCGGATGTGAAAATGGTTAAAGACATTATTATCTTTGACTTTGTTGATtagtttttgggcattttaggcctttatttgacaggacagctgaagacatgaaaagtgAGAGAGATGGGTACTGACATGCAgcgaagggccgcaggtcggagccaAACACgggccgctgcgttgaggagtatacctctatatatgggcacctgctctatcaactgagctatctgggcacccaTTATCTTTGACTTTTGTCCTGTGGCTGCACTTTTAGGTAAAGCGTCTTTGCTCTTTCCTCTGAACTTTTTCTGCATTTACTTCCTGAAAGAGACACCGAGGTACCCCAGGGGCCTATATTACGAATCAAgctcaacatgccctggatttctttcagttcctcggcttcactaaccctaacaaccgcggtcccacaTAACCTGTGTCAcaacggtggttaacaactagttcaatcaacccagggtttcccaatccagcggcgcgcagtcacataaaagaggcggtgtttgcacagcccgaccaatcacaaacatctaccagacccgcatattttacataagaagagcaaactataatactacataaatatgaagaacacagacatggtTTACCAGCAAAACGCAATaaagtcgctgcttcctaaaacaggaaggaacgCTGACAAAACAAATAGCCGAtgctgtagatgcgtaaatcacaacgcttatcaatagcacttcctcatcagtcaggaccaagatctgaccataattacacttgtgctttccataaactgtcgtttcTTTAGCCTATTATTCCAGTTGCAACCCTGACAGTAGCGATCGtgggaataaataaaaaatataaaaacataattcaaaccgatgtgcgcattggtgacacacggctcaagaaacCGACAAATAGCCAATACGTAATTCCCTccactgaaaatctatatctttcataaaaatacccatcagggttATGTTAACGTGgctgtcggtctctaaatgttttaacttttatgagtgcACCTCTCTCCATGCACTgagctccacctgatcttctaagaacggtgacgcagttatcaatcgagtattgattggtcagtaggcggtgcttttacaccggttgatctctaatctcaaACTTAACCTGCttccgaccaggttaggtgttcaacataagttaccacggcgattgaacccggtaacaagtgatccaccttcgtgatacacaaaaccctgggttgaacctgaagttacctcgttaacgccaaatcttgcttcgtagtacaggcctctgattGGTCGTTGTGGTGACGTCACGGTGGGCGTATGCACCACCAAGGGAGATTAGTCCGCGCTGTGTTTCTGCCACACTGCCACCTACTGTGttcttaaaatatatttttttcacaattttatattttctttgtcCACTCCTCTGGAAAAACAATCAGtttacttcgttactgtacttaagtaaatttgTTCAcgtatttgtactttacttaagtagaatcaatagtgcatacttttgacttttacttcatTATATTTTGTAGCAATTATccatactttctactccactacatttctacaacgttCCGTAACATTTTCTGACCagtttttccccctgccaaaacatCTTCCTGAttgtcacacgtttgtctcatcagtgaagtttggttgccatagatatGGGGCACCGCCGATTCTTCATCGGCttccaagccggctccggtgctccagagcccgggcgcagcgccgctgaccctcggtaatacagcctccggtaaaagtgaaaatgaaaatttctctccacagcgttgATTACTtctccgccaggctgcgtaagacaCATTCATATCTTATTCATTTGATATTATCTTATTTACCTTTTCACATCGCCTCCCCATTCCCACTGCTTCACACTTTATTTACTTAAGCTCTCATGGTTAAAGGATATAAAAcagtcttaaaatacatccatgaataaaaccaaccgcattccgattctaacaacgtatttctgttttatgctggttagaataggagcttttttttaaagccaggcCTTGATGGTAGTGGACAGTATGGATagaggccttgtttgtggtagtggacagcATGGTCACTGTTGAAGCTCAGCATCAAAATGACTGAACCAGCCCTTTGTAAATCACAGGTGGCTAGACACAGTGCCCTCACTGACCAAGGTGCAAACTAACCAATTTTATATTACCAAAAAGGTAATATGCAAATAAGATTGAGAATAAATAGTTAtgcatttttacttttaattcttaaagtacatttaaaatcaggtactttttacttaagtagggttATCACtgtggtacttctacttttactagagtaaatgtctctggttatttgtacttttatttaagtactgagatttagtacttcctccaccactgaaAACAATGCATTTATTCAATTACTGTACTTCGCTTTTGGAGGTTGCCCATTTGCACTTTAGTATTCCATTTTACCCCACTACATTTggcaagaaaatgttttttagctTCCTAAAAGTATATGAAGGAGCCTAGTTCAATGAGCTTTGCCTCCATCAGCTACAAAATGTTGCTAACACAGTAATCCATCAGAGATAATATTCCAATAATATAACATTTTGACAGGGGCCATGATGAGTACTTTATTTTGATATTGTAAGTACAATTATAGCCTACTATAATATGCTATACCTTAAGTAAAATTATGAATGCAGAGCTTTGAGTATTTTAATTGACccattgctacttttacttaaaggatcTGAATGTAGGTCTTTCACCACTTACTGCAAATACTGTGCAAGtttataacatttttaaattcaaGATCAAGAAATTATGGCAGGGGTGGATATCAACATGTACAAGTGTTTGATTGCACAGGCTAACAAAATGAGATTAGGGTGACTGCACTGGCAGTTTCAGGGAGTGACGTCAACCTTCCCTAGGCAGATAAAGAGCACACCTTAACCTTAGCCAGAGTaccaaagaagaagaatggagacaaaaatcaaataaaaacccAAGACATTGCATTGTTACTTTACTAGCTGTATCATACACAGAAAGCACTTTGTTTCTCACAAACAGTCATGGATACAATAATGTCTGAAATGCGTCTCGTACAACAAAGTTATGAAATATCAATTAAAGCTTAATAGCATCTGATCATGTCAACCGGTCATAACATGGctaatctaaaataattttcaaACATCCAGCATTGTTGGATCCTGGATGGGTGTCAGGAGagagtctttttttgtataaatgCTTTGATTGATTATAATATATAGTAGCAGGATGAAGGTCTCCAGGTGCCATCttgtcttcttcctcctcctcctcctcctgtcccaGGAATCTTTATCTAGTCCGAGTCGCTGCTGCAGGAGCTGCTGGAGGACTACAGAAGGGATAAACATACCACAGACATCAGTGAATCACTTCAATAATCTACAAAACAAATCTGAAACTTCAATTATAGCCGTTTTGTCTACATACTTAAATTTGAGAACATAAAAATTATAGTCTACCACTCAGTGCAAAAGATTTGGAATAATTTGCTAATATTTGACCAATGTacagcagctctgtgatgtGCTGGGATTAGTTGACATTATTGCACAACTTTTTTGTTCCATTTTTCACAGTTTGAAGTCTAAATACAGTCTAATTTCTGGAGCAAACAAACCAACATGTAAGAATCATATTTTAGAAAATGACTGAATCTTACCCCCCGAGAGTGCCTTCCTTTCTTGTGACATCGCTCATGCCTGTGACCATGCCTGTGCCTGTGCCTGTGACCGTGACCGTGACCGTGCCTGTGGCCATGTCCATGGCATACGTGGCCCTCACCATGGCTGTGTCCACATCCATGGCATAGGCCTGGACCAAAACCTGGTCGAGGTCCATATCCCGGTCCTTGGAATGGACCAAAACCTGGTCGAGCTCCATATCCCTGTCCTGGACAAAAACCTGGTCGAGGTCCATATCCCTGTCCTTGGCCTGGCCCAAAACCTGGTCCAGCTCCATATCCCTGTCCTGGACCAAAACCTGGTCCAGGTCCATATCCCTGTCCTTGGCCTGGACCAAAACCAGGTCCATATCCCGGTTGGCCTCCGTGTGGACCGTAGGGCTGAGGAGGGTAGTTTGGTCCTGGGACAGTGCCTGGAGGATATTGAGGGAATCCCCCTGGCATCTGCTGAGGATTGTTCGGATAACCAGGAGGGTACTGGTTTCCTAAACATAACAAGAAAAGAGAAATCAGTTAGTTAATACATAGCAAAGGCGATTATCAAATATGTAAAGCACATTCATTATAATTGAAGGTGGTTGTGTGATTTACCTTGGTTCTGTCCGTACATTTTGAAACCGTAGGTTAGATCCTgaaagcaaaaaagaacaatacTTTAAAACAAATCACAGGTCGTCTTTTACCAAACATTTACAATCATGGATCTGGTTTTAAGAACCGTAGAGAGCTGAAAGTCCTCAGCAGAGTTTTAGAGGTGAAGTTTCTGTGTGCTGAGAGCAGATCCACAGACACAGCCATCACCTGCTGCTCCttaatggcgcttttccattacatggtacctactctactctactcttttagttttccattatgaaaaaaagtacctggtacctgctaacaggtacttttttttagtacctcctcagtcgaggttccaagcgagctgaggcgagccgagaAGGTGACGCGAAACCCTGCAGGCTACagattggtcggaaagaatcgtcactgcattgctagcgacagacggcatttttaaatagtttagccagcggtggttttttgctgccggaggctccacgcagagctttctccatagcatacaagtggcctgatgtttatagcctacttgtgcgctggtgtgtgtcgagtcaccgtgtgtgtgtagctggtgagcgagggagaagtgagataGTGCCGGCGATTAGCTCCgcagcgtctctctctctctcatacacatacatacaaaaaaaagtttcaaaatgGGAAACAGGGTCGACGAGCCTAACGATACCCTGCAAAGCCCCCGGTTGGGTTTCGGAAAGAAGTCTCCGCCTCCTCCCTTCTGCAGGTGCGATGGTTGGTGTTGATCTCTATTTATTCTCCACCACCAGTTGGACTCCACAGGGGTTTGGTTAAACCTTTAGATATTTGGTTGATGGATCAATCTCCAGAACTCATTTATATgttgtatgtacaataaatatatacataatcaGAAATACTCTAttgaaatacacacatacacgcatacatacatacatacatacatacatacatacatacacacatacacacatacacacatacatacatacatacgaaacaaagtgtctcccctgttctttctgaccacggtgggaaatctggagcagtaaaagttaaccatcttgttgatttcatgttgtttacggagaaggagaaccaggaaatgggGGGGGGATGATGCAACGCTacccacgcccacggcagtcgctatgacgaccagccactaAAATCAGcagtactaaaatctgcaatggaaaagggaCGCACAGTGCGCCGAGTCAAGGCGAGTAGAGTcaaggcgagtcgagcaggtaccatgtaatggaaaaacgccattataTGTGCAGTTAACTTGATCAACTTTCCATCACTGTGGGCAGTGCCTGAACTCTCATAACAAGCTTTTTTGctttgtgagtgagtgagtgtataCATAATATTTTACAGTCAAACTCAATATATAAAAAGATATGGATAAAAACACTAAAATCAAATAGTGCCCAGGCAGCCCAGTCGGTAGAGTGCACACCCATACATAGAAGTTTTTTCTTCGGTGCGGAGGTCCAAGGTGCAGGTCCGACCTGCAGTccttttcctgcatgtcttccccctttcatATGTAGGCTGTCCCATCAATTAAGGgcagaaacattaaaacaaaaatctaaattttgCTGTACTTTtctgtatacattttttgtttacaacTGATCTTTTTGACGAGCCATGAGAGGTTTTGATCATTTGCATAAGTCATAAAactttgaatacattttgatcTTTAGATCTTGTTTTGATAAGCGGAttacctgaggcctgtactatgaatcaagatcaacatgccctggatttctttcagttagcCTACCCGGCTTCCCaatggtggttaacaactagttcagtcaacccagggCTTCCCAATCCAGCAGCGCACGGTCACATAAAAGAGgtggtgtttgcacagcacgaccaatcacaaacatctaccagagccgcatgtttgATATAGTAGTAAAccataattctacataaatatgaagaatacagacacggttttacagtgCCAGGGAGGGGCTAGGGGGTGCTGTAGCTACCCCTAGGTTTGCCATAGCACCCCTTTAGCATCCCCAAGAAATTGCTAtggttgatttataaataataaaaaaattgtataatttatatttgaaaaatgaataaatagatTAATAAAACGAACAGATTATttttaggctaaaaaaaaaaaaaaaacacgtgatGTACTCGGCCAAAGGGTGCAGCACACATTGACCTTTTGAACTTACTTCTGCAGTAAAGTATTCACAGAATAAGAAGCAGAGCTCAATATTTGGAGCAGTTAGGATTAGAGAAGTGAGTCTAACGCTAGCAATGGATAGTTTTTTACTCCCTAAAGGTCAAGGTGTGGAGACTTTATCACAACCTGTAAATGAGACTGAgagatatggtgaacttgtcaCCAACTGGGACGAGGAAAAGCAGCCGGAGGAAGGTGACCTGACCACGGCCGTGATTGCTCCTGAGGATGCTTAACGTCACCCTGCTGTACATGACTTTAGACCAGGGGATCGCACAGCCAGGCCACAGTGGGGGAGTCACCTGATAGGAGTCCATGCAAGAACTTTACTCTTATCTCTGTCTCGTAGAAGAACATTACAGTCAGGGCCGGCGATTGCTATAGGCGACCTAGGCGATTGCCTAGGGTGTCAAATGTGTTGGGGACGCCGTGTCGCCCTCAggtctacttcccattaataatagaattagaatGACGagcgaaataaaacgtgtttattaagcATGATCATCCTAGGGTGCCCCCTCAGTcacacgtttacttgtcaacctttcattacgcgacgtttccagtctatgggtcaaacacacggagctctgaagcagagctGCGTTCCCAATGGGTGCGTTCTTTTGTCCCCCGTGGTTTTTTTTCACGAGTTGTTTTCGAGATTACGACCGAAGTTGCAAAAAGGCGACCCGGGgacgtatttacgactcgtcaagtcgtctgaactcagaggaccccgagctcactttcaaagatggctacgtcgtgcatcacacgtagtaaacattgtggttatctacaattttaagcgcttttgtctttgttgtaaccaaatgaagaagtcgtacacataacgctgtatactgctacctataggcatgtcgctacagtcttattaggagttaaacatagcgctgtatactgctacctataggcatgtctctacagtcttattaggagttaaataccgcctaattagttattttgtagcttgtgcagctgaaattggctagagacgctcggttgctatatgacaacaatggctttaagccgagtcttgagcagaaagcagagcagtagcctaacgttaatcaaaacgtaattttcatgtatcaaactgtgaaatatatgcgtgtaatatgtcaataactgggtgaatagaatcctaaatgttactaaaaatgttacaaaaatccatcttttctccgactcgtaatATTGTGtaacaaaaagaatgcaacaacccgcggttattcgtttttcgacacggatgtgacgtcacgctcgagctactagtcgcgatcacaagacaaaaagaacgcaccattagtgtTCACTCtcgctgtagaaatagagactagcagcggcacagacacagagctgctgcAAGCGCACCTTccgtggtctgtgcagcttcaggtttataaagAATGCGCTCTGttgtgggcatgctgcggcagatgtgtccctatttctgcgtagttttgtgtttccacctccgatgtagagcagcatagcctacagccacttccTAACCCtatctcattcagagaccagcgtcccaaacggggctctgtgtctggcaggaggtctgagatctaccgtatcagcagagcaatcacgtaatgcacagcagactatggtgcaggtggattattttctgaaatatagggactttattcttgtaatagcctattgtattatcactttatttttctcacaatatcaaaactcctccaaacctcagagaacacagatgagatatactgtattttgaatgtgcacaaagttttgaacatgagcagaaatcttgctcacatctgaaatattacagtccaggggtttattaattcattaaaattaattaatgtatcattgaggtgaataattgtcatatgcacatttaaggtggTTACTTCCTCGACAAAAGAAGCAATAGTGgaaagagtaaatgatgcctaggctacatgtgtgctgactcagatataattagaaacatcgatccaaaggagaataaatagatgaaagcaatacagaatgcctgagagccttactgcaaaatattccattatgtttttatctttggattgtaatctatgtttccctttacataaagatatttccagcataaattgattcagaaaaaggttaAGAAAAATAAGTGCATACATATTcagcagaatgcaggaaattaagtatttaatgctcaaaattttcagggggtggacccccagacccccccatcataagtcaccatgcacacaaatctggaaacaaaaacactggcctctgggttgccagaccaattatgattagaccaaatgtttgtgccatctaacttacatggaagctagaaactaaaatgaacatacattggtactctatcgctgacacagcgctgtggagatctggcaatgtgagactgggGGGGCGGCgcaaaactcaatctcgccAAATCTCTCTCGTTCGCTCGCTTAGTAAACCGCGGCGGAGGTGGGTGCGCATCTGCGCGAGGCCATTTGTGTCAAGGGAAACTCAACATTTCGGAGCACCCTCACTGAAGTGTCCAGCATCCCCAAAGCACCAGCAAAAGAACATCTCTGGCACCGCCACagttttacagacaaaacgcgatacagtcgctgcttcctaaaacagaaaGGAACgctgaacaaaaaaaatacataaataaatagccgacgctgtagatgcgtaaagcacaacgcttatcaatatcacttccccatcagtcaggcacaatatcaattacacttgtgcattCCATAAACTATTCcatagcctattatttcagttccAACCCTGGCAgtagcgatcgtgagagcaaataaaaaatattaaaacataattcaaacagatgtgcgcattggcaacacacggctcaataTGCCGACAAATGGCAATAATAGagtaattccctccgctgacaatctatatctttcataaaaatacccatcagggaatgttaacaccGGTTAATAATCTCCAACATAatctgctcccgaccaggttaggtgttcaacAGAAGTTACCATGGCGATTTTACCCGGTAACTAGTGATCCACCGTggtgatacagaaaaccctggttgaacctgaagttcgTTAACATACTTCTAAacgcatatggttaactgttgcTTAGGTTCTGTGAACTCACCGTGTGCTGGAGTACAATCAAAAGTCACAGCAGTCAGCTGGCTCTGTCTTTATATACACGTAAAGCCACACCTCAGATTGGTCCTCAGCAGGGGCACAGCctcaactcacacacacatttattttctctttaaagtgtgtaaacatacacttcagattttgttacttttcATAACATAACTATTTATGTCTTTGTCATCATGTGGCACCAGATAAGCAACAATGGCAATAATCCTGGGCAAACTCAACAGCGTCActgttacatttttgaaa
This window encodes:
- the LOC120570601 gene encoding keratin-associated protein 21-1-like isoform X2, with the translated sequence MYGQNQGNQYPPGYPNNPQQMPGGFPQYPPGTVPGPNYPPQPYGPHGGQPGYGPGFGPGQGQGYGPGPGFGPGQGYGAGPGFGPGQGQGYGPRPGFCPGQGYGARPGFGPFQGPGYGPRPGFGPGLCHGCGHSHGEGHVCHGHGHRHGHGHGHRHRHRHGHRHERCHKKGRHSRGSSSSSCSSDSD
- the LOC120570601 gene encoding keratin-associated protein 6-2-like isoform X1 encodes the protein MFQTNRTKIFRKRSRQDLTYGFKMYGQNQGNQYPPGYPNNPQQMPGGFPQYPPGTVPGPNYPPQPYGPHGGQPGYGPGFGPGQGQGYGPGPGFGPGQGYGAGPGFGPGQGQGYGPRPGFCPGQGYGARPGFGPFQGPGYGPRPGFGPGLCHGCGHSHGEGHVCHGHGHRHGHGHGHRHRHRHGHRHERCHKKGRHSRGSSSSSCSSDSD